GAAGGTATAAGAAATGAATTAAGTAACAAATAGCCTTCTATTTTAATACAAAAGATGATCTTAGAACATATGATGCAGCTATGAAATCACAAGATGCATCATTTTGGAATGAGACGATCCATGATGAAATAGACTCAATATTGTCAAATAATACTTGGGTTCTAGTGAATTTTCCTCCCTATTCCAAGCCAGTGGCTtgtaaatggattttttttttttaaaagaaaatgaaagtaGATGGAACTATAGATAAATATAAGGCTAAATTGGTAGCCAAAGCCTATACCCATAAATAGGACCTGATTATTTTGATACATACTCACCAGTTGCAAGGATAGCTACCATAAGGGTACTATTTGCAATTGCATCAATCCAAAAATGTGAAATcaaccaaatggatgttaaaattgTATTTTTGAATGGTGAATTAGATGAAGAGATGTATATGAAACAACCCGAAGGGTTTATGGAACCTGGACAAGAGCACAAAGTGTGTAAACTTGTGAAGTTATTATATACACTTAAACCAAGCTTCAAAGCAATGACatcaaaaatttgatcaagtaataTTTGCTAGGGGATTCAAATCAATGAATCAGATAAATGTATATACAGCAAGTATTCAAAGGTGTCATAATATATTTGTATATGAATGACATGTTGATCTTTGATTCAGATTTAGAACAAGTCTTAGAATCCAAAAAGTTACTATCAAgcaaatttgatatgaaagatatgggagaaGTCGGTGTTATCCTAGGCATAAAgatccaaggaaaataaggatcAATCCTACTCTCACAGTCTCATTATATTGAGAAGGTTCTCAAATGGTTCAATCACTATGATTGTAAATCGACTTTAACTCTCTTGGTGGCACTAAAATTCATCATGTCAAGAATGAGGGTTCGACAGTATCACAGTTGGAATATTCACAAGTGATAGAAAGTTTGACGTATGTCATGACTTGTACAGGTATGGATATAGTTTGTGCAGTAGGGGTGTTAAGTAGGTATACAAGTAACCTAGAAAACAACATTGGTTAGGTGTTACAAGATTTCTAAGATATCTCAAAAATACAATAAATTATGGTATAAGCTATAAGTAAGATCCTTCAGTATTTGAAGGATACTCAAATGTTAGTTGGATAACGAATAAAGATGATCACTCTTTAACAAGTGGTTGGATCTTTATTCTAGGTGGAGGAGTTGTTTCTTGGGCATCCAGGAAACAAATATGCATAACTGACTCCACCATGGCAGCTGAGTTTGTAGCTTTAGCTGCAGCTAACAAGCAAGTTAAATGGCTAAGAGACTTGTTGTATGATATACCAATATGGCCAAAGCCTATCTCTCCTATAACTATACATTGTGATAGCACAAATATGATTGTCAAGACTTATAGTTAGGTTTATAATCGCAAGTCAAGACATATTGGAGTGAGACATAATATGAATAAAGACTTGATAACATGTGGAGTCATAACCATAAATTATGTTAAATCCAAAGAAAACTTAGTTGATCCTTTAACAAAATGATTAACTAGAAATATAGTTGAAAGAACCTTCATTGAGATGGGGTTGAAGTCCATGATATAAACCTTCAACAATGGAAACATCAATCCAACACTATCACATTGTGTAGTCTTGGATTCAATGTAGTGAAAAGTACATTAGACAAATGTTGAAATATTATATCAAAGATAAGTATTTAAATTTCTACTAGTAAAGTGAGGATGAACTTAGTGATTCTTAATTAGTCTCAGAAAATGCCACAAATGACGAGGGCATTTGAGAACTTGcctatatgaatgtaggatttaatTATCTATTAAAGTTTTGGACTTAAACTTTGACACATTCATGAAAGGATTGCAGCATTATTCAAAGTGTATGCTATTTATAACAATTGGAAAGTGAATATGTGTGTGATGGCTCATGCAGTTTGTTACATAAACTTTTGGTTCAAAGCTTAGCTGTCAAACTGATTTACATACTTCTAAGAAACTATCACTAAAATAGTGGTTCAATCGAAACATATCATTATTGATGCACAAATTATCAAGATGTGTTTTATAATCCatgaataaaatattttcaattattGAAAATGGCGGAGGATTGtttgatattttaaataaatgaaaATGACTAAAAGTCGAGACTTGAAGGCAAAAGTCATGACTTCTCTAGAGCTTAATAGAATGATGTTGAAATGACCAAAACTTACGACTCAAGGAAAATAAGTCCTGACTTTTTTCTAGATTAAGGAGGTCAAGTCGCAACTTGATAGTTATTTTAGCAGTTTTTCATAACATGTCTTAATCCATGTTTTACTCTAGGAGTGCAAACGAATCAAATTGAGgcaaataatatgaaaatattgatatttgaatTCGAGCTcgaaaatatatatgatattcaAAATGCGATTCGAAGCTAAAAAATACAAATAGTTTTGGATCAAGCtcgattcaaaataaaattcgagCTAGAGCTCAATTCGAATTATTCGAACCTTGATTCGAGCATATTCAAACTATAATTTAAAATGCCTTAAATTTGAATTCGGTTCAAATTATTCGAaccttaatttaaatatatttaagttaaaattatgtaaaaataattagaattcgaTTCGAGTTTGACTCACAAGCCACTCATGAACCATCAAACATAATAATATAGATTCGAATTCAGCTCAAAACAATATTCGAACATGTTCTAGTTCAGCTCAAATTCGATAATTTCTAATATGAATCGAATATTTTTGAGCTGGCTCGAAAAGCTCACGAATCGGCTTGATTCATTTGCACCCCTATTTTACCCCATGATCAAGAAAAGACACGTGGCCCCACTAACACTCCAAAACGTGGGTAAACTTAGTGGGAAACCCCATGAAGTTATtggtaacctccatgatgtgctTGATTGTCTATAAATAGACCAAGTCGGATGAAAATCAAGAAAACACattcttgctctcttttcctttattttttgaattatctTACTTAGTGTAAAATTTAAGCAATTAGCTTCATCTAATACTATAGGATATTTGGTCTTTGTGTTACATAATTTATATACCAAATAAAGCCTTAAGAATAGTACTTGAACACGATTTAAAGTTCAATACatttattcttttccttttaaagctttcaaGTTTAGTCTTGTTGTTTAGCACTAGCCTACTACTTCACCAACAGTTTCTCAGCAACACGCCAAAAATTCAAATGTTATTAGACCAATTTAAGAACGCAAACATTTACAATAAACTTCACTCTTATGCATTTGAAATTTAATTCCTTCTCATACTAAAAAGTCAGCATCATTAGTATTTATTACTCGGGAAAAGAGCCAGTGTAATACAAGTGTTGGCTTATATGATCTCAGAGCATTCTTCTACCTTCCTACTTTTGTTCCTGTGTCGCAGAAACCTTCAGGTCAAGTCCTACGTTGACTCCATTGTAAGCGATTGGAGCATACATCCACAGTTCATCTGAACTCAGGAGCTGTGTTCGTGGAAAGAACAAACTTAGTTCGATCGCCTTGGCAAACTTAATCTTTAGACCAAAAGTGTTTGTTCTACTTGCCTTGATTTGTAGCTGCAAGAACTTGACATATTGGACAGCTTCCTCCAACATTGTGCTTATGTCAACCTGTTCCATTTTGCTAATCAGTTTCACAATTCTTTCTCATCTAGTCTGAAATCAGACATCTAAAACTCACTTTAGTTCCATTAGGAACCAGATTCTGCAAAATTTTCAGTCTTGCGTTGATTCTTTCCCTCCTTTTCTGCATTCATGAAACAATAGCTAGCAATATTGTTCTCTTACAGTTTGCGATGCTGGAAAATTTACCCTTGCATATAGACTTTGTGGATTAGTTGATGGCTCTTGTTCCCCCATCTGCCTTTCATTGACATCTTGCCATGTTTGGCTCCGAATCCTCTTCGACGGTGACGGTGACGGTGACGGTGACGGTGAACTCTTTTCGACCTGCATTTAGTCTAACTCATTTAAACAAAGTATAAATTGAGCTCATTCCTAACAGCTCAAACTTTTGAACTTACATTCGATGAAACCTGATTCTTCCTCGAGGTTTTAGAGGAGACACCGTCGACTGAAGCTCTACCCTTTCGCTTAGCCTGCAGCATTGAAACAGGCTGTCCAATCTCACTGCTGCTTGCATCTTCACTCAAATGGGCTAAATCTCCAATTGAAGAAGCACAAACTGGTGGCCCTGGAACTCTTAGAGCTGCATCTGTTTCATTCACACAAAAGCCATCGCCACTATATCCACAATGCGGAGCACAGAATTCCTTGTAAGAACCGATGTTTTCGATTTCAGACGAGTAATAATAGCAATAAGAAGAGGAGGAATCAGCAAtggcagaagaagaagaacaacaaaGTGGGAGTTCAAAGCTTGGATCAGGGAAATCTTGCTCCATCAAGTGTGCCAGCATTGCAGAGTCATCTTCCAATGAGCACTCCATTCTCTGGACTTGGTCAAATGGAGAGATTGGAGTGTGTTGCAATGTGTCGCAGGGAGTTTTATACAAGCAGAGGAAAAGCTTGATGCAAGTGATGGGTTGACCAAATTAAGCACTCATAATTGCCTGTGCTTGACAAATAACATCCATTGACTTTTTCTGATAACCTGGTTAGAGAATTTGATTTGCTGAGAATGGTTAAGATGAGATGCAAATTGCTatgattaatattaaaaattgataaTGAGGAGATTTGCATGGAATTTATGGGAGAGTAAGGTAGATGTGTGGTTTTGATTAAAATAAAGACAGTTAAGGAGAAAGAGGTGAGCATGATCTTAGAGATTCCCCGAACTGGAACGCGTGAAGTCATTGTCAAGATAATCAACACGGctagatgttttttttttctttttttttttcaaaaatcatagaGAGTTAGGATCATTCTCAGTAATTTATTTACAAATTACTTGATTGTCAAGCACTTTCAAATATTTCTCGGCATTTTCCATCTCACATTAAGTTGTTTGATATCATTCCTCATTCCCAACTAAGTAGCTTGCATTTCTTCAAGTATTTTTTCTATTAAAGGTTGGTAGTTTGTTGATACTCAGATGAttgtccttgatcttgattgttATAGGGGAAATTTGGATGATTCCTTCATCTCGAGTTGTATGTGTTTGAGTATAGGTTGTTTGGCATTGCATTGAAGTTGTTAATTGCATCAACTTGTTTAATTTGAACCAACTCTGTGTAGTAGTATCTCCAAATGGGTAAACCTCTTTTATATGTTTCGTATCTACACACACTTCATAATTTGTGATAATAGCATTCATCGGATTTGTATTCATCAAATCAAATCTTTTTGTTAGGGTGTCCATCTTCgaagaaattaaatttaaagcATCCACATCATACTTTCCTGGGATTTTGATTGGGTTGCCACTACGCTTTGATGCCCACAAATGATGGTttagtgctacactttcaatgatctCTTTTGCTCCATCAAGTCTTTTGTTCATTAGTGTTCCACCAACTACAAAGTCTAAGGAAATTTTAGTTTGATAATTGATGTCATTGTAGAAAATGTGTATCGCTAGTCATTTCTCCAATCCATGATAGGGGTATAATCTTAGCATTCCCTtgaatctatcccaagcttcaaataaggaTTCCTCGTCATTTTGCCTGAAGCATGCAAtaagatttctcatatgagctgtttgGCTTGGCGGATTGAACTTCTCCAATAATCTTTGTTCACACTACTCCCATGTTATTATACTATTAGCAGGCAAAGAATTGAGCCAAACTTTTGCTCTGCCCTTCAAAGAAAAGCCAAACAGAAGCAATCTTATCATCTCAGCTGGAACGTCATTCATTTTCATTATGCTACATATCTCATAGAaaacctctaagtgttgatttggGTTCTCGGAGGATCTTCACTCCCAAACTGATTCTGCTAAACCATAGAAATTATCGCAAacatgatttcaaaattattggccttaatggtgttggtgcgggaaacattcgacgatcgaacccaagttttgataatggtaaagggattcaaagttaagattatttgttatctgatatgttgaatgagtttgcaggaaagtcctaactgcggttaggtaggtggaaaatcctaaggggcggtaaccttaggtcctagggggtagtaaccctaggtggagggaaaccctaaggggcgacaaccttaggtcctagggggtggtaaccctaggtggtggaaaatcctaaaggaagggggggtaaccttaggtcctaggtggtggtaaccctaggtggcagaaaaccctaaggggcagtaaccataggtcctaggggatggtaaccttaaGCGAAAAGTCCAGCCGAtctggaggactggactggcaTCGGAtttgctctcctgagtggagtaggtgaggacgcgttccctgtagagggaacagtaggcttcggttcaacctagggtttccggtcggaaattcgaagtcaaaaTCGGACAGTCCGGTGATTGTCAtacattttcttttattctattattatgtgctaactttgttttgcaggatatattattgttttgtgaactaacatgTCTTGTAGGGTCAAAAGAACAAAGTTTGCCTCaggtgaatagtacccgaggcgccctcatggagcatgaaggcgcctcgggtgcaaaggagaagaAGTGCGCGCGacaaggctggaggcgccttcattaaggcttgaggtgcctcgaacagccttgaaggcgccttcaagggatatggaggcgccttcaagaggatcagcAAGGACTTCTTTTGCGCTtattgttacgattccgcaagtgcacggattcatcgtcagtaataaagattatcgatcccacgaagactggttataagcactagcaatggttcacttaggattagctaaactaccgatggttgtaagttatctaaagaaaggAGATTGGGAAAAGGAAACAAGAACTAGTGAAGAGAGAGTAACtaatttggtttatgaagagttctaggagttcggtttcattgtggtagtattgatgtatcacattctatcctttactcattatccatcaacatgcattcactGGAAGCTAATGTAACTATCCTTAGGtactaaatagagaagatccctatgaaatcctgttacggttaacccctgccactagggcgcctcggtagatcacaagaacgtaactctaattgatgtcattaaggatagaaataagggcttggtttgatctcttacttccttgtggagaagttgcctctcctttcaaggaagtaccctagatgtctaTGAACAGGTTAcctctgtcactagggcccctcgggtatatgatctaagatactctctttacgaggttagcaattcctaTACAATCAACTAATACACAACAAGTAGTTGAAACAGAGCAAGctaaatcatccaatgaatagagggataaatatgagtcttacatcaaaaccaatccacaactgctccataatcctagaacaaggaatctactccatagacgtcggaaaaaaaacccgaagacataatgtaattaagcatacaatcctcaaacaagaagagagaaagagaaaggatgcttatccaacgacgatgAGCGATCTTTGAatctaatcctttgcttctggagttgatgtggtgatgaaggatcgctaGACGGAGGTCCTGGACGGCGCAGAACGGTACTAAGGTGATTCTCCCTTTGACGGCTCGCTCCTCCCTTGAGGAGAAGGGGTAGAacctttttataggctagggcacggctgcggcggcatggccatgtggatgtggcacgaccgtgccttctTCTGCTTCTGGCTGTACtgcacggccatgccaattggtatggccgtgtggatctggggcTCAGCTCCTAGGACACGTCCGTGTAGGATTGCATGGTCATGCACTGCTTGGTTGCGGTCgtggggggcacgaccgtgtaggattgcacgaccatgcaaggaTCTGTCACTGTTTagccgcacggccgtgcaagagttgcacggccATGCACTGTCCTTCTTTTGTTTGGCCACACGGTTGTacaaggttgcacggtcgtgttctctACCTCGTTCCGATGGGTCGACAATTGCTGTTTTTTGCTCCGAAAGCAgtccctatcaacacaaaaccaaacaaagagcaaatatccaaacaaaagagtatttatgatgagtacatgataaaagagacaatcatgcaaagaatatatacgtattgttagaatgtatactaaaagtctagctttttgtataaatatttattttgaaataagaatcacattggtcaaatgtctacatttatatactaaatgtagttgttcatttaatttatattgaagataacatggtgtgtgatgtcacacagaagatcatg
This window of the Zingiber officinale cultivar Zhangliang chromosome 3B, Zo_v1.1, whole genome shotgun sequence genome carries:
- the LOC122055123 gene encoding transcription factor BHLH133-like, whose protein sequence is MECSLEDDSAMLAHLMEQDFPDPSFELPLCCSSSSAIADSSSSYCYYYSSEIENIGSYKEFCAPHCGYSGDGFCVNETDAALRVPGPPVCASSIGDLAHLSEDASSSEIGQPVSMLQAKRKGRKEFTVTVTVTVTVEEDSEPNMKRRERINARLKILQNLVPNGTKVDISTMLEEAVQYVKFLQLQIKASRTNTFGLKIKFAKAIELSLFFPRTQLLSSDELWMYAPIAYNGVNVGLDLKVSATQEQK